In a genomic window of Demequina muriae:
- a CDS encoding MarR family winged helix-turn-helix transcriptional regulator — translation MGISPHQIAAAWRQERPETSTRSITVVSAIKRAARQLQRERERVLHELGVDAATLDLLSTLRRSGPGYTLSTRELAEQTLVSAGAISQRIARAERSDLVRRRPAEQGRTVLVALTPAGRALVERVVDKVLEADDGAIQSLTDDELELLQDLLAKLRL, via the coding sequence ATGGGAATCTCGCCGCATCAGATCGCCGCAGCATGGCGGCAGGAGCGTCCGGAGACGTCGACTCGATCGATCACGGTGGTCTCTGCGATCAAGCGCGCGGCGCGGCAGCTGCAACGCGAACGCGAGCGCGTCCTCCACGAGCTCGGCGTCGACGCCGCCACGTTGGACCTGCTGAGCACCCTGCGACGGTCGGGGCCTGGGTACACCCTTTCCACGCGCGAACTCGCCGAGCAGACGCTTGTCTCGGCCGGGGCGATCTCCCAGCGCATCGCGCGAGCGGAGCGCAGCGACCTGGTGCGGCGGCGTCCTGCGGAGCAGGGGCGCACCGTGCTGGTGGCGCTCACCCCTGCCGGTCGCGCCTTGGTGGAGCGGGTGGTGGACAAGGTGCTGGAGGCCGACGACGGCGCCATCCAGTCGTTGACCGATGACGAGTTGGAACTGTTGCAGGACCTGCTCGCCAAGCTCAGGCTCTGA
- a CDS encoding SDR family NAD(P)-dependent oxidoreductase, protein MGREVLVTGGSGGIGFAIAQAFADSGDAVTITGRDHDRLQAAGERIGSRVAVVDAGDPEDIASLPGLFPDGIDVIVNNAGGFVGSAATATSSVLDHQRHWLATLKTNLLGAVLTVISLEEKLRRGGSVVSIGSIGAEYAANAYSTAKAGLAAWNAGVSERLGARDITANIVSPGFIDGTDLFGGRMSDDRRARLVDRTHVKRAGRPADVAALVTFLASEQARHITGQTLHLNGGAHTTR, encoded by the coding sequence ATGGGCAGGGAAGTACTGGTCACCGGCGGCAGCGGTGGGATCGGGTTCGCCATCGCGCAGGCATTCGCCGACTCAGGCGACGCCGTGACGATCACGGGTCGCGATCACGATCGGCTCCAGGCCGCAGGTGAGCGCATCGGCTCGCGCGTCGCCGTCGTCGATGCGGGCGATCCGGAGGACATCGCTTCGCTGCCTGGACTCTTCCCCGACGGCATCGACGTCATCGTGAACAATGCCGGAGGATTCGTAGGGTCGGCCGCGACGGCCACATCGTCGGTGCTCGATCACCAGCGACACTGGCTGGCGACCTTGAAGACCAACCTGCTGGGAGCGGTGCTCACCGTCATCTCCCTCGAGGAGAAGCTCCGCCGCGGTGGCTCGGTCGTGAGCATCGGATCGATCGGCGCCGAGTATGCGGCCAACGCGTATTCCACGGCCAAGGCAGGACTCGCGGCCTGGAACGCCGGCGTATCCGAGCGTCTGGGTGCGCGAGACATCACCGCGAACATCGTCTCGCCCGGCTTCATCGATGGCACCGACCTGTTCGGCGGACGGATGAGCGATGACCGACGCGCCCGACTCGTGGACCGCACGCACGTCAAGCGAGCCGGCCGCCCTGCCGATGTCGCCGCACTGGTGACCTTTCTCGCTTCGGAGCAGGCGCGCCACATCACGGGACAGACCCTTCATCTCAACGGTGGAGCCCACACCACCCGCTGA
- a CDS encoding PadR family transcriptional regulator produces the protein MGKQMTEMLKGTLEGLVLAILAVNSAYGYEITARLREQGFADIAEGTVYALLVRVEQRGLVDVEKVPSEKGPPRKVYSLNARGAEYLDDFWRTWSFLSDRLAQLRNEGK, from the coding sequence ATGGGCAAGCAGATGACGGAGATGCTCAAGGGCACTCTCGAGGGCCTCGTCCTCGCGATCCTGGCCGTGAACTCGGCGTACGGATACGAGATCACGGCACGGCTGCGGGAGCAGGGCTTCGCCGACATCGCTGAGGGAACCGTGTACGCCCTGCTCGTCAGGGTCGAGCAGCGCGGCCTCGTCGACGTCGAGAAGGTGCCGTCGGAGAAGGGTCCGCCGCGCAAGGTGTACTCACTCAACGCTCGAGGCGCCGAGTACCTCGACGACTTCTGGAGGACGTGGAGCTTCCTCTCGGATCGACTCGCACAGCTCCGCAACGAAGGGAAGTAG
- a CDS encoding DUF1048 domain-containing protein has translation MAARWIEKVTGDLGDKKRYKEYRSRITQLPDAYRHTALAIERYLMNIGPTGDGRSLIAMLHDLADLLEQSAAAGTPIRDLVGADPVDFVETFMENYDGGSWIRKERTRLADAIARAEKEEQP, from the coding sequence ATGGCCGCACGATGGATCGAGAAGGTCACCGGGGATCTCGGCGACAAGAAGCGCTACAAGGAGTACCGGAGCCGCATCACGCAGCTGCCGGATGCCTACCGCCACACCGCCCTCGCGATCGAGCGGTACCTCATGAACATCGGCCCCACGGGCGATGGCAGGAGCCTCATCGCGATGCTTCACGACCTCGCCGACCTGCTCGAGCAGAGCGCGGCCGCGGGCACGCCGATCCGCGACCTCGTGGGTGCCGATCCCGTCGACTTCGTCGAGACCTTCATGGAGAACTATGACGGCGGCAGCTGGATCCGCAAGGAGCGCACGCGCCTCGCTGACGCGATCGCACGCGCGGAGAAGGAGGAGCAGCCATGA
- a CDS encoding ABC transporter ATP-binding protein, translated as MTAPAPAIRIRGLEKSYRDLHVLRGVDLDVAPGSIVALLGSNGAGKTTVVKILSTLIAGDAGTVSVNGLDVAAQATEVRESISLTGQFAAVDEILTGRENLVLIARLRHLPRPGDIADALLARFSLTDAGSRAVATYSGGMRRRLDIAMSLIGDPPVIFLDEPTTGLDPEARLEVWATIKDLADGGTTVLLTTQYLDEAEHLAHRIAILHEGGIIAHGTLAELKGLLPPARIEYVEKQPSLEEVFLAIVGQDRNSPATKEQP; from the coding sequence ATGACCGCGCCCGCGCCTGCGATTCGCATTCGCGGCCTCGAGAAGTCGTATCGCGACCTGCACGTGCTGCGTGGCGTCGACCTCGACGTGGCGCCGGGGAGCATCGTCGCGCTGCTCGGCTCGAACGGAGCAGGCAAGACCACCGTCGTGAAGATCCTGTCGACCCTGATCGCCGGGGACGCCGGCACCGTCAGCGTCAACGGACTCGACGTGGCCGCCCAGGCCACGGAGGTGCGCGAGTCCATCAGCCTCACGGGGCAGTTCGCCGCAGTCGACGAGATTCTCACCGGGCGCGAGAACCTGGTGCTGATCGCCAGGCTTCGCCACCTTCCTCGCCCAGGCGACATCGCCGATGCGCTTCTCGCCCGGTTCTCGCTCACCGATGCGGGCTCTCGCGCGGTCGCCACGTACTCGGGTGGGATGCGCCGTCGCCTGGACATCGCGATGAGCCTCATCGGCGACCCGCCGGTGATCTTCCTCGACGAGCCCACCACCGGACTCGACCCCGAGGCACGCCTCGAGGTGTGGGCCACCATCAAGGACCTGGCCGACGGCGGCACGACCGTGCTGCTCACCACGCAGTACCTCGACGAGGCCGAGCACCTTGCCCATCGCATCGCCATTCTTCACGAGGGAGGCATCATCGCGCACGGCACCCTCGCCGAGTTGAAGGGCCTGCTCCCGCCCGCCCGCATCGAGTACGTGGAGAAGCAGCCCAGCCTCGAGGAGGTCTTCCTCGCCATCGTGGGGCAGGACCGGAACTCCCCTGCCACAAAGGAGCAGCCATGA
- a CDS encoding ABC transporter permease, translating to MTALVADTSTLTGRSLRHILRSPDTIITTAVMPIAFMLLFVYVFGGAIDAGSDSYVDYLLPGILLITIASGVSYTAYRLFLDVKGGIVERLRSMPIARSSLLWAHVLTSLVSTLVSLTVVVLVALGMGFRSGAGVLTWLAVAGILMLFTLALTWLAVIAGLSATTQDGAIAFSYPLIFLPFISSAFVPTETMPGPVRAFAEHQPVTAIVDAIRALLAEQPVGTDLWVALGWCLGILVVAVVAANATYRRRFS from the coding sequence ATGACCGCCCTGGTGGCCGACACGTCCACTCTCACCGGCCGATCGCTGCGTCATATCCTGCGCAGTCCCGACACCATCATCACGACGGCGGTCATGCCGATCGCGTTCATGCTGCTGTTCGTGTACGTGTTCGGCGGGGCGATTGACGCGGGGTCGGACTCCTACGTCGACTACCTCCTGCCCGGCATCCTGCTGATCACGATCGCGTCCGGAGTCTCCTACACGGCCTATCGGCTGTTCCTCGACGTCAAGGGCGGCATCGTCGAACGACTCCGGTCCATGCCGATCGCGCGATCGTCGCTGCTGTGGGCTCATGTGCTGACGTCGCTGGTGTCCACCCTCGTCTCGCTGACGGTCGTGGTGCTCGTCGCGCTCGGGATGGGCTTCCGTTCAGGAGCCGGGGTCCTGACGTGGCTGGCGGTGGCGGGCATCCTGATGCTGTTCACGCTCGCGCTGACGTGGCTCGCGGTCATCGCGGGACTGTCTGCCACCACTCAGGATGGCGCGATCGCGTTCTCGTACCCGCTGATCTTCCTGCCGTTCATCAGCTCGGCGTTCGTCCCCACCGAGACCATGCCCGGTCCGGTGCGCGCCTTCGCGGAGCACCAGCCGGTGACGGCGATCGTGGACGCCATCCGTGCTCTGCTCGCCGAGCAGCCGGTGGGCACCGACCTGTGGGTCGCACTCGGGTGGTGCCTCGGCATCCTCGTGGTCGCGGTGGTGGCCGCCAACGCGACCTACCGCCGCCGGTTCTCCTAG
- a CDS encoding NAD(P)-binding domain-containing protein, with amino-acid sequence MGSQSSLPETGLPVIIIGAGPVGLAAAAHAVERGLEPLVLESGQLAGAAVREWAHISLFSPWSFDIDAASRRLLVRDGWQEPDGDGIPTGADLVERYLEPLSRVPELASRIRYGAQVLGVSREGIDKTRSIGREQHPLVVRVQTDGGVEDITAAAVIDASGTWRSPNPLGAMGIPAPGEADAGRWLVGGLPDVRGKDRHRFAGQRTLVAGLGHSAANTVLALVDLAAEAPGTEIVWAIRGDSPQRLYGGGEADELAERGALGTRLKEAVDSGAVTLLRSFAITALEPTADGRVTVSASGPDGAQAVTVDAIAASTGFRPDLGVIRELHLDLDPVTEAPSRLAPLIDPNFHSCGTVAPHGVDVLAHPESHFFIVGMKSYGRAPTFLLATGYEQVRSVVAAIAGDHEAALRVELALPESGVCCASPGVSAPGVPAGFATGLAHGRSGELATDRVAVPVAATLLQVESLGASRDACCG; translated from the coding sequence ATGGGATCGCAGAGTTCATTGCCGGAGACGGGCCTTCCCGTCATCATCATCGGCGCCGGCCCCGTCGGCCTCGCTGCGGCGGCTCACGCCGTCGAGCGGGGCCTCGAACCTCTCGTCCTGGAGAGCGGGCAGCTGGCCGGGGCCGCGGTGCGCGAGTGGGCGCACATCTCGCTGTTCTCGCCGTGGAGCTTCGACATCGACGCGGCCTCCCGCCGCCTCCTCGTGCGAGACGGGTGGCAGGAGCCCGATGGCGACGGCATCCCCACCGGCGCGGACCTGGTGGAGCGCTACCTTGAACCGCTGTCCCGTGTGCCGGAGCTCGCGAGCCGCATCCGCTACGGAGCGCAGGTGCTCGGCGTCTCGCGCGAGGGCATCGACAAGACTCGGTCGATCGGACGAGAGCAGCACCCGCTCGTGGTGCGTGTGCAGACGGACGGCGGTGTCGAGGACATCACGGCGGCAGCGGTCATCGACGCGTCCGGGACCTGGCGCTCGCCGAACCCGCTGGGGGCGATGGGCATTCCGGCTCCGGGAGAGGCCGATGCTGGTCGCTGGCTGGTGGGAGGTCTGCCAGACGTGCGCGGCAAAGACCGGCACCGGTTCGCGGGTCAGCGCACTCTCGTGGCAGGACTGGGGCACTCGGCCGCGAACACGGTGCTCGCCCTCGTCGATCTCGCGGCCGAGGCGCCGGGGACCGAGATCGTCTGGGCGATTCGCGGTGACTCGCCGCAGCGGCTGTACGGCGGCGGCGAGGCGGACGAGCTCGCCGAGCGGGGTGCGTTGGGCACCCGTCTCAAGGAGGCCGTGGACTCGGGCGCCGTCACGCTGCTGCGCAGCTTCGCCATCACGGCCCTCGAGCCGACGGCCGACGGCCGTGTCACCGTGAGTGCGAGCGGGCCCGATGGCGCCCAGGCGGTGACGGTCGATGCGATCGCGGCGTCCACCGGTTTCCGGCCGGACCTCGGCGTCATCCGGGAGCTGCACCTCGATCTCGACCCCGTGACCGAAGCGCCGTCCCGGCTCGCGCCCCTCATCGACCCCAACTTCCACAGCTGCGGCACGGTCGCGCCGCACGGGGTCGACGTCCTGGCGCACCCGGAGTCGCACTTCTTCATCGTCGGCATGAAGAGCTACGGACGCGCGCCCACGTTCCTGCTCGCGACCGGATACGAGCAGGTGCGTTCCGTGGTGGCGGCGATCGCAGGCGACCACGAGGCCGCGCTCCGGGTGGAGCTCGCGCTGCCCGAATCGGGCGTGTGCTGCGCGTCCCCCGGCGTCAGCGCACCCGGGGTCCCCGCAGGCTTCGCGACTGGACTCGCGCACGGCCGCAGCGGCGAGCTCGCGACCGACCGAGTGGCAGTGCCGGTCGCGGCGACGCTCCTGCAGGTCGAGTCGTTGGGCGCGTCTCGGGACGCCTGCTGCGGCTAG
- a CDS encoding ArsR/SmtB family transcription factor: protein MDTTIGVARQDLSPSENLVERAQALAPVLRALGDPTRLQLALLLAEGPHTVREMTDATGLHQTLVSHHLAPLRENGLVTVTPRGRSNVYTLCCESVAAPVQLLATLAASSPEGAAACCAT, encoded by the coding sequence ATGGATACGACCATCGGTGTGGCCCGTCAGGACTTGTCCCCATCCGAGAACCTCGTCGAGCGTGCTCAAGCGTTGGCGCCCGTGCTGCGCGCGCTCGGCGATCCGACGCGTCTCCAGCTCGCCCTCCTGCTCGCCGAAGGCCCGCACACCGTCCGGGAGATGACCGATGCCACCGGCCTGCACCAGACCCTCGTGAGCCATCATCTGGCGCCGCTGCGCGAGAACGGGCTCGTCACCGTCACCCCGCGCGGTCGCTCCAACGTCTACACACTGTGCTGCGAGTCCGTGGCAGCTCCGGTGCAGCTGCTCGCCACGCTCGCGGCAAGTTCGCCCGAGGGCGCGGCTGCCTGCTGTGCCACGTGA
- a CDS encoding GTP pyrophosphokinase: MHRESDIGESDIGASTAPGRDAGEGDPASAVNDGAQATREEIAHMRDLYQFGIDEVLTKVDILRREFERSHDYSPIEHVRSRLKSVDSIIAKAHRIGCDPTVDDVRASIADIAGIRITATFVSDLYWVADMLAQQPDLTIVTVKDYVAEPKPNGYRSLHLIVKVPVFLSSTTEHITVELQIRTMAMDFWASIEHKLFYKYRHDMPANLASELADAARLAATLDERMGTLRDEVRPMPVQLSDEATLSAGQRAVGASRGQ; this comes from the coding sequence GTGCACCGCGAATCTGACATCGGCGAATCTGACATCGGCGCATCGACCGCCCCCGGACGAGATGCCGGTGAGGGTGACCCCGCCTCGGCCGTGAACGACGGAGCGCAGGCCACCAGGGAGGAGATCGCCCACATGCGCGATCTCTACCAGTTCGGCATCGACGAGGTCCTCACCAAGGTCGACATCCTGCGCCGAGAGTTCGAGCGCAGCCACGACTACAGCCCCATCGAGCACGTGCGGTCGCGGCTCAAGAGCGTGGACAGCATCATCGCGAAGGCCCACCGCATCGGCTGCGACCCGACCGTCGACGACGTGCGCGCGAGCATCGCCGACATCGCCGGGATACGGATCACGGCGACGTTCGTCTCCGACCTGTACTGGGTCGCCGACATGCTCGCGCAGCAGCCCGACCTCACCATCGTGACGGTCAAGGACTACGTCGCCGAGCCCAAGCCCAACGGCTACCGGTCGCTGCACCTGATCGTGAAGGTGCCGGTCTTCCTGTCCTCCACCACCGAGCACATCACCGTCGAGCTTCAGATCCGCACCATGGCGATGGACTTCTGGGCGAGCATCGAGCACAAGCTGTTCTACAAGTACCGCCACGACATGCCTGCGAACCTCGCGAGCGAGCTCGCCGATGCGGCCCGACTGGCGGCGACGCTCGACGAGCGCATGGGCACCCTGAGGGACGAGGTGCGGCCGATGCCGGTGCAGCTCAGCGACGAGGCGACACTGAGCGCCGGACAGCGAGCGGTCGGAGCCTCCAGGGGGCAGTGA
- a CDS encoding LacI family DNA-binding transcriptional regulator, protein MAQEKPARAANIFDVARLAGVSHQTVSRVINGLPNVRPATKERVEQAMKQLRYSPSPAARALVTRRTRTIGLITSGSVDYGPSSIAMHFNRAARDARYSVDTVSTGERDPETAKRAVEGLLRQRVDAVVIVVNDAEVLEMVRALDLGVPLVVAASTARRGPQLVAIDQYRGARAAVRHLAELGHTQILHLAGPEQSTDAIERVRGWRDELAARRLVAPEPRHGDWSAESGFAIGADLEIARGTSVFVGNDQMAIGLMSALRRRDLLVPDDVSIVGFDDIPEAAYLYPPLTTVRQDFAALGQMMMQKVLVALEEGENESADTPLPTQLVVRDSTRELTIG, encoded by the coding sequence GTGGCGCAAGAGAAGCCGGCTCGCGCGGCGAACATCTTCGATGTCGCGCGCCTCGCAGGCGTCTCCCACCAGACCGTCTCTCGTGTGATCAACGGTCTGCCCAACGTGCGGCCGGCCACCAAAGAGCGTGTCGAGCAGGCCATGAAGCAGCTGCGCTACAGCCCTTCTCCCGCGGCCCGTGCGCTCGTCACTCGCCGTACTCGGACCATCGGCCTCATCACCTCCGGCTCCGTGGACTACGGGCCGAGCTCGATCGCGATGCACTTCAACCGCGCCGCGCGTGACGCCCGCTACAGCGTGGACACCGTCTCGACCGGCGAGCGCGACCCCGAGACGGCCAAGAGAGCCGTCGAGGGTCTGCTGCGGCAGCGCGTCGACGCCGTGGTGATCGTCGTCAACGATGCCGAGGTGCTGGAGATGGTCCGGGCGCTGGACCTGGGAGTGCCGCTCGTCGTGGCTGCCTCGACCGCACGGCGCGGCCCGCAGCTGGTGGCGATCGACCAGTACCGTGGCGCCAGGGCGGCCGTGCGGCACCTCGCGGAGCTGGGCCACACCCAGATCCTGCACCTCGCCGGTCCCGAGCAGTCGACCGATGCGATCGAACGGGTGCGAGGGTGGCGAGATGAGTTGGCCGCCCGCCGCCTGGTCGCACCGGAGCCGCGTCACGGCGACTGGTCGGCCGAGTCCGGCTTCGCGATCGGTGCCGACCTCGAGATCGCCCGCGGCACAAGCGTGTTCGTCGGCAACGACCAGATGGCGATCGGCCTGATGTCCGCCCTGCGGCGGCGCGACCTGCTGGTGCCGGACGATGTCAGCATCGTCGGCTTCGACGACATCCCGGAAGCGGCCTATCTGTACCCGCCGTTGACGACGGTGCGTCAGGACTTCGCGGCGCTCGGCCAGATGATGATGCAGAAGGTGCTCGTCGCGCTCGAGGAGGGCGAGAACGAGTCCGCCGACACGCCGCTGCCGACTCAGCTGGTGGTGCGAGACTCGACTCGCGAGCTCACGATCGGCTGA
- a CDS encoding sugar ABC transporter ATP-binding protein — translation MDGAEPLVELEGATVRFGAFTALDGVDFRMYPGEVHSLMGENGAGKSTLIKAITGVLPLDEGTLTLAGESVQFATPHAAQAAGVSTVYQEVDLLPNLSVAENIWLGREPRRFGLIDNAAMRRQASEVLDGLGLDIDPASILGSHSLAVQQLVAIARAISTDLRVLVLDEPTSSLDTDEVAELFRVIRDLKQRGVAILFVSHFLDQVYEICDRVTVLRDGALVGEYLTTELLRIDLVQKMLGRDVAEFATRERVIEPDLPTDPFLSARGITSAPGIVDADIDVAEGEVLGLAGLLGSGRTELARALTGIDRPQSGVIRIERRDVKLESPRHALQIGVVYSSENRRTEGLLPELSILENIVLAVQAQQGAMRRIPLARQRELAMSWIDALGIRPADPDRKVSTLSGGNQQKVMLARLLALSPRVLVLDEPTRGIDVGAKVEIQNLVGELADNGLAVIFISAELEEVLRVGDRVAILREGRVAETLAADSLNPDTLLALVAQPDLPEA, via the coding sequence GTGGACGGGGCAGAGCCGCTCGTGGAGCTGGAGGGTGCGACGGTGCGCTTTGGCGCGTTCACCGCTCTCGACGGCGTCGACTTCCGGATGTACCCCGGCGAGGTGCACTCTCTGATGGGGGAGAACGGCGCAGGCAAGTCCACGCTGATCAAGGCGATCACCGGCGTGCTGCCGCTCGACGAGGGCACCCTGACACTGGCCGGCGAGTCGGTGCAGTTCGCCACGCCCCACGCCGCGCAGGCGGCAGGCGTCTCCACGGTCTATCAAGAGGTCGACCTGCTCCCCAACCTCTCGGTGGCGGAGAACATCTGGCTTGGCCGCGAGCCCCGGCGCTTCGGCCTCATCGACAACGCGGCCATGCGCCGTCAGGCGAGCGAGGTCCTCGATGGGCTGGGTCTCGACATCGACCCGGCGTCGATCCTGGGCAGCCACTCGCTCGCGGTGCAGCAGCTGGTTGCCATCGCGCGCGCGATCTCCACCGATCTCCGAGTGCTGGTGCTCGACGAGCCCACCTCGAGCCTCGACACGGACGAGGTCGCGGAGCTGTTCCGCGTCATCCGCGACCTCAAGCAGCGCGGCGTCGCGATTCTCTTCGTCAGCCACTTCCTCGACCAGGTGTATGAGATCTGCGACCGCGTCACCGTGCTCCGGGACGGCGCGCTGGTGGGGGAGTACCTCACCACCGAGCTGCTCCGCATCGACCTGGTGCAAAAGATGCTGGGTCGGGACGTCGCCGAGTTCGCGACTCGCGAGCGCGTGATCGAGCCCGACCTCCCGACGGACCCCTTCCTCAGCGCCCGCGGCATCACCAGCGCGCCGGGGATCGTGGACGCGGACATCGACGTCGCCGAGGGCGAGGTGCTGGGCCTGGCGGGCCTCCTCGGCTCGGGCCGCACGGAGCTGGCGCGGGCGCTGACGGGGATCGATCGTCCGCAATCCGGAGTCATCCGCATCGAGCGACGGGACGTGAAGCTCGAGTCGCCCCGGCACGCGCTGCAGATCGGCGTCGTCTACTCGTCCGAGAACCGGCGGACCGAAGGGCTGCTGCCGGAGCTGTCGATTCTCGAGAACATCGTGCTCGCCGTCCAGGCGCAGCAGGGGGCCATGCGCCGCATTCCCCTCGCGCGCCAGCGGGAGCTCGCGATGAGCTGGATCGACGCCCTCGGCATCCGCCCGGCCGATCCGGATCGCAAGGTCAGCACTCTCAGCGGCGGCAATCAGCAGAAGGTGATGCTGGCCCGCCTGCTCGCGCTGTCCCCGCGAGTGCTGGTGCTCGACGAGCCGACGCGCGGCATCGACGTGGGCGCGAAGGTCGAGATCCAGAATCTTGTCGGTGAACTCGCGGATAACGGCCTCGCGGTGATCTTCATCTCCGCGGAGCTCGAGGAGGTGCTGCGCGTCGGCGACCGGGTGGCCATTCTGCGTGAGGGGCGCGTCGCGGAGACGCTGGCGGCGGATAGTCTGAATCCCGATACATTGCTGGCTCTGGTGGCGCAGCCGGACCTGCCGGAAGCCTGA
- a CDS encoding ABC transporter permease subunit — translation MSATDTTTRSSAAAEPGAKGMIGTFTSRYASVLPTFAAITILIALLVGAEIYFGNFLTGRNMSALLLDNAYLMVLAVGMTFVIVTAGIDLSVGSVMAFTGIFGASLFASGVPFVIVIPVMLLSGVAIGLLIGVLVQYFNVQPFIASLAGLFLGRGLAYVVSLQSIRVEDPVLSWLGSTRFTLGDFYIAPTGVIALLTVIIGALVMHFTRFGRTVYAVGGSEQSARLMGLNVARTKVMVYVISGLCGGLAGLVLTAYTGSGYPRNGIGTELDVIAVVVIGGTLLSGGRGYVLGSMIGVFVFGTIKTIINFMGAEQSWTHIIVGALLLLFIVVQRAIVARSDRSR, via the coding sequence ATGAGCGCCACCGACACCACGACCAGGAGCAGCGCTGCGGCAGAACCCGGCGCGAAGGGCATGATCGGCACGTTCACGAGTCGCTACGCCTCGGTGCTGCCCACGTTCGCGGCCATCACGATCCTGATCGCACTGCTGGTGGGCGCCGAGATCTACTTCGGCAACTTCCTCACCGGCCGCAACATGTCCGCACTGCTGCTCGACAACGCGTACCTGATGGTGCTGGCGGTCGGCATGACGTTCGTGATCGTCACCGCCGGCATCGACCTCTCGGTCGGTTCCGTGATGGCCTTCACCGGCATCTTCGGAGCCAGCCTGTTCGCGAGCGGTGTGCCGTTCGTGATCGTGATACCCGTGATGCTGCTCTCTGGCGTCGCGATCGGGCTGCTCATCGGAGTGCTCGTGCAGTACTTCAACGTGCAGCCGTTCATCGCGTCGCTGGCCGGGCTGTTCCTGGGGCGGGGCCTGGCGTATGTGGTGAGCCTGCAGTCGATCCGTGTCGAGGACCCCGTCCTCTCGTGGCTGGGATCAACCCGGTTCACGCTCGGTGACTTCTACATCGCGCCGACCGGCGTGATCGCTCTGCTCACGGTGATCATCGGCGCGCTCGTCATGCACTTCACGCGGTTCGGCCGCACGGTCTATGCGGTCGGCGGCTCCGAGCAGTCCGCTCGCCTCATGGGCCTGAACGTCGCCCGGACCAAGGTGATGGTGTACGTGATCAGCGGCCTCTGCGGTGGACTCGCCGGACTGGTGCTGACGGCCTACACCGGATCTGGCTATCCGCGCAACGGCATCGGCACCGAGCTCGATGTCATCGCGGTCGTCGTGATCGGCGGCACCCTGCTGAGCGGCGGGCGTGGCTACGTGCTCGGCTCGATGATCGGCGTGTTCGTCTTCGGCACCATCAAGACGATCATCAACTTCATGGGGGCCGAGCAGTCGTGGACCCACATCATCGTGGGTGCATTGCTGCTGCTGTTCATCGTGGTCCAGCGCGCCATCGTGGCGCGCTCCGACAGATCTCGGTGA